The DNA window TGCATGGCGAGACGCCGTTCATCGCGCATGCCATGGATTACAAGACCTATGGCCGCGACGGCCATATCGTGCCAGGCATGGTGGTGAGCGTGGAAAGCTATATTGGCGAGAAGGGCGGCCGCGAGGGCGTCAAGCTGGAGGACGAGATCCTGATCACCGACACCGGGACGGAGCTTCTGTCGCGCTTCCCCTATGAGGATGAGTTTCTGGAGAAGCAGGTCTGATGGGGGGTCTCCGTCCGTTGGCAATCAGCGCGAATACCCATCCCTTCGTCATCCCAAGGCGGAGCAAGGAGCGCAGCGACGCGGCGCAGACCCTGGGATTCATGCCGGGACTCCAACGCGTCGCCACGGTCCTGAATTCTTCTCCGCTGCGCCCGTCAGAAAGGTCACGGTATGGATCCTCGGGTCACCGCGACGGCGCTTCGCTCCTGCTCCGCCCGTGGATGACGAAGGTGGGGAGGCGACGGCCAATCACCACCGGTTGCGCCAGCTCACTGAAAGGAGCGGCGGCGGCGGCCACACGAAGCCAAGGCGCCTCCGCATGAAAAGCCCCATCGCCATCAAGCGCGGCACCGTGGCCGCGGTCTTCATCGACCTGCAGGAGGAGCACCGGCAGGACCCGCGCTATCTGGTCGAGGGCTTCGCCGGCATCCTGGCCAATGTCCGGCGCCTGCAGGAAGCGGCGCGCGCCAACCACGTGCCGCTCCAGCATTGGGCCTATATCGTCGATCTCGACAAGCAGGACCGGCCCTTTCATCCCGTCGGCGCCGACGGCAAGTCGGCTTTCTCCGACAAGAGCGATCCGCTGACCGAAATCTGCCATGAGGTGGCGCCCGCCGATGGCGAGGCGCTGCTGATCAAGGCCGAGGCCAGCGCCTTTCGCACCGGTTCGGCCGCAGATCGACTCAAGGCGTCCGGTATCGAATGGCTGGTCATCGCCGGTGTGTGGACCGAGGCCTGTATCGACGCATCCGTAAAGGATGCGGTTGCGAAAGGTTTTCGCGTGCTGCTGGTCAAGGATGCCTGCGGCAGCGGCAGTGCGGCCATGCACCAGACCGGCATCCTCAACCTTGCCAACCGGCTTTATGGCGGCGCGGTCACCGACACGGACGGCGCCTGCCGGCTGCTGGCCGGCGAGGTGGTCTCCGCCTGGCAGGTCGAGGGCTCGGTGCCGCTGCGCTTCAGTTTCGACAACGCAGCCGCCCTCTACGCCGATCTGTGAACAGGTTGAGCAGACCGACATGACCGGCCGCGGCAAATATGAAACACGGCTCGATCCGACGCTTTGGGCCTATATCGACAGCGTCAACGCCTGGTATCCGCCCGAGATCACCGGCCTGCCGATCGACAGGCAGCGCGCGGTCTATGACAGGATGTGCCGGGTCTTCCATCGAGGGCGCCCGGGGGTCAAGGTCAGCGATGGCCTGGTCGCCGCGCCGGGCCACGGCATTCCGATCCGCCACTACCAGCCCGCCGGCAGCCCCGCGCGCGCCATGGTGCTCTATTTCCATGGCGGCGGCTTCATCCTTGGCGGGCTCGACAGCCATGACGACATCTGCGCCGAACTCTGCGCCGGCACCGGCTTCGACGTGCTGTCGGTCGACTACCGGCTGGCGCCCGAACATGTCCATCCCGCCGCCTTCGACGATGCGATGACCGCTTTCGCATGGGCAGCGGCCGCCACCGATCTGCCGATCGTGCTGTGCGGCGAGAGCGCCGGCGGCAATCTGGCCGCCGCGGTGGCGCACGCAAAGCGCCGACACGCCCGGACCGCGATCGGCCAGGTTCTGATCTATCCCGGCCTTGGCGGCGACGAAAGCAAGGGTTCCTACGTCGAGCATGCCGAGGCGCCGCTGCTGTCCGTCGGCGACATCGCCTTCTACCGCGACGTCCGCTCGGCCAGGCGGCAAGCGCCTGACGATCCCACCTTCTCGCCGCTGCGCGACAGCGATTTTTCAGGCCTGCCGCCGACGGTGATCATCACGGCCGAATGCGACCCGCTGTCATCCGATGGCGAGACCTATCGCGACCGCATCCTGGCCGCCGGCGGCAAGGCATGGTGGCATGAGGAGAAGCGCCTGGTTCACAGTTTCCTGCGCGCCCGCACCACGGTGCCCGCGGCCGCCGAGGCATTCGCGCGCATCATCGCGGCGGTTGGTGCACTGGGCCGGAGCGAATGGCCGTACTGAGGCTAGGACGACGTCGCGATATTCGCTTCGGGTGACGTCGCTTTCAGCCAGAGCGCCTTTTCGCCGAGCGTGGCGACCATGGCGGCGTGAGCGGCGCGATCGGCCTCGGTGAGGCGCGACGGCAATGGGGCCGGGCGTTGGGCGACGATGATTTCGATATGCCGGACATTTTCGCCGCCCCGCGCCGGCGCGGTCGAACTGTCGAGGATGAGGGCCGCCTGCTTGCCGCCAATCAGCTCGATATAGACCTCGGCCAGCAATTCGGAATCGAGAAGCGCGCCGTGCTTTGTGCGCTTCGTGTTGTCGATGCCGTAGCGCCGGCAGAGCGCGTCGAGCGAATTGGGACCCATCGGGTGCTTGCGGCGCGCCAGCGCCAGCGTATCGACGACGCGGCCGGGATCGACGACGGGATGACCGAGCCGGCCGAATTCGACATTGAGGAAGCCGATGTCGAAAGTGGCGTTGTGGGCGACCAGCTTGGCGCCGTCGGTGAAGGTCAGCCATTCCTCGGCGATTTCGGCAAAAGTCGGCTTGCCCGCGAGGTCGGCCGCGCTGATGCCGTGCACCGCTTGCGCTTCCTCATGGATCGCCCGGCCCTGCGGGTTGATGTAGTGGTGGAAGGTCCTGCCGGTCGGAAAACGGTTGACCAGTTCGACGCCGCCCAGCTCGATCACGCGGTCGTCGCGCGAATCAAGTCCGGTGGTTTCCGTGTCGAAGATGATCTCGCGCATCGAATCAGTCGCTCCAAAGGAGTAGAATCACGAGACCGGAACAAAATGGCAATGCCTCTTTTCCCTTCTCCCCTTGTGGGAGAAGGTGGATCGGCGCGTTAGCGCCGAGACGGATGAGGGGTGTTCCAGCGGAGTGAGGCGTTGGCGTCCCCTGGAGCACCCCTCATCCGTCGCCTTCGGCGACACCTTCTCCCACAAGGGGAGAAGGGAAGGAAGCGTCAGCGACATCCGATCAATTCCGCAATGATCGCATCGACCGCCGCCCGCGCTGCATCCAGCCCCTGGCCGGTGTCGATGATGAAATCCGCCAGCCGGCGCTTCTCCTCATCCGGCACCTGCTTGGCCAGTATGGCCGCCAGTTTCTCTTCCGTCATGCCCGGCCGCGCCAGCACGCGCTGGCGCTGCACTTCGGCGGGCGCGGTGACGACGACGACCTTGTCGACACGGCCACGGCCGCCGGTTTCGAACAGCAGCGGGATGTCGAGCACGGCGATCGATTCGCCGGCGTTACGATGCCTGGCCAGGAAGGCGTCGGCGTCGGCGCGGACCAGCGGATGGATAATGGCTTCCAGTTGCTTCAGCGCGGCGGCATCGCCAAGGACGCGCGCGCCAAGTTTCGCGCGATCGACCACGCCGCCACTCGTGGTGCCGGGAAAGGCGGCCTCCACCAAAGGCGCCGCCGCGCCCGCATAGAGCCGATGCACCGTCTCGTCGGAATCGTGGACCGGCACGCCGGCCTCGGCGAACATCTTCGCCGTCGTCGACTTGCCCATGCCGATCGAGCCGGTCAGGCCGAGCACGATCATGGTTTCGGCACCAGATCGGCGACAATGAGCGCGCGCAGCTCGGCCGTGACCTGCGGCCTGACGCCGAACCAGTGTTCGAAGCCGGGCACGGCCTGGTTGAGCAGCATGCCGAGACCGTCGACCGTTTTCAGCCCCCTGGCGCGCGACGCGGCAAGCAGCGGCGTCTCCAGCGGCACATAGACGAGGTCGGTGACGACGGCATGGTCCGGCAGCAAGGCCGGATCGGCGGAGAGGCCTTCATTGCCGACCATGCCGAGCGCGGTGGTGTTGACCAGCAGGCCGGCGTCGGCCAGCAATTCGTCGGTCGCCGCCGTGCCGTGCGCCGAAACGCCGGCGCCGAAACGGTTGCTCAGTTCCTGTGCCCGGGCCAGCGTGCGGTTGACGATGCGGATATCGGCGACGCCACGCTGCTTCAGCGCCTGGATGACGGCGCGCGACGCGCCGCCGGCGCCAAGCACGACCGCGGGTCCGGTGTTCGCCCAGCCCGGCGCGTAATCATCGAGGTTGGCGGCAAAGCCGTGGCCATCGGTGTTGCCGCCCCACAGGACGCCGTCCTCGAACCACAGCGTGTTGACGGCGCCGATCTCCTCGGCCGCCTGGTCGCGGCGGTGGACGAGGGCGAAGGCGGCTTCCTTGTGCGGGATGGTGACATTGCCGCCGCGAAACCCGTTTGCCTGCAATGTCGCGATGAATTCGGCAAAATCCCGCGGCGCCACGTCGATGGCCTCGTAGCTGCCATTGATGCCGTGCTTGGCCAGCCAGTGGCCGTGAATCTTCGGCGAGCGCGAATGCTTGATCGGATGGCCGGTGACGAAGGCCCTTTTCGTTGCCTCAGCCATCGATGGCTCCCAGTGTGCGCAGTTCCGCCAGCAGCGGCAAAAGCGGCAGGCCGACAATGGTGAAGTGGTCGCCCTCGATCTTCTCGAAAAGCTGGATGCCTTCACCTTCGATCTGATAGGCGCCGACACTGGACAGCGCCCTGGCGCGGACGCGGGCGAGGTGGCGGCCGATAAAGCCGGGGTCGAGCTTGCGCATGGTCATGGAGGCGATACCGACATGGCGCCACAGCACCTTGCCGTCACGGACCAGCACCGCGGCGCTGTTGAGCTGATGCGTCCTGCCCGATAGCGCCAGGAGATGGCGGCGCGCACCCTCCATGTCGGCCGGCTTGTGGAACACTTCATCGCCGAGCGACAAGGTCTGGTCGCAGCCAAGCACCAGCGCGCCGGGCCAGCGCTCGCTGACCTCGGTGGCCTTCGCCTCGGCCAGCACCAGGGCGACATCCTCGGGCGAAACCCCGCTGTCCTGCAACGGCGCTTCGAGCGCGCGCTCATCGACATCGGCGGGCACCGCCTCTATGTCGAGCCCGGCATTGACGAGCATCGCCTTGCGGAACGGACTGCCGGAGGCGAGGATGATTTTTTCGGTCATGGTTTGTGCCTGGATATTTGTGGTTGGGATGCTGGCTGAGTGGCGTGCATTCGACCGCCGCACCCCTTGGCCACCGTCACGGCATGGCGTGACCTTCGAGCTTCGCGACGGTGGATGCAAACAAACCCGCAGCCCGGCCCCAATTATCTGTTCTTCCCTCTCAGGGCAACGATCGCCGCGGCCGTTTCCTCGATCGAGCGGCGGCTGACATCGATCATCGGCCAGCCATGGCGGGTACAGATCTGTCGGGCATAGGCGAGCTCCTCGTTGATCGCCGCGCGGTCGACATAGTCGGTCGGCACGTAGGAGCTGCTGTTGCCGAGGATACGGTTCTGGCGGACATGCGAGATGCGCTCCGCGGTGGCGATCAGCCCGACGATCAGCGGTGTCTTGGCGGCGACCAGGCTTTCGGGCACCGGCACGCCAAGCACGATCGGTATGTTGGCGGTCTTGATGCCGCGATTGGCGAGATAGATGCTGGTCGGCGTCTTGGAGGTGCGCGAGATGCCGATCAGCACGACATCGGCATCATCCATGTTGAGCGGCAACTGGCCGTCATCATGGTCCATGGTGAAGTTGAGAGCGTCGATGCGGCGGAAATATTCGGCATCGAGGACGTGCTGGGCGCCGACGCGCCGGCCGGCAGGCGTGCCGAGATAGGACTGGAAGACGGTGAGCACCGGCTCCAGCACGGAGACACAGGGCAGGCCCATGGTGGCGCAGCGCTCGTCGATGCCGCGCGCCAGCTTCTGGTCGACGACCGTATAGAGGATGATGCCCGGCTCCTCCTCTATGTCCTCGAACACCTTGGCCACCTGCTTTTCGGTGCGGATGAGCGGGTAGATGTGCTCGATGGCGCGCGCATCCTTGTATTGCGCGGAGGCCGCCCGCCCGGCGGCGAGCAGCGTTTCGCCGGTCGCATCGGAAATCAGATGCAGGTGAAAGAAGCTCTGGGGTTTGTTCACAGGGATCACCTGGGGCTGTGGGCGGATGTGGATAAGGTCGAATGGAAAGGCAGGGTCGTGGGGGGCGACTGTATCAGATGCCGGTTTGTCCACAATTCGATCCTCTGTCAGCTTCGCCGAGCGGCTGGGGACAAATCTGGGGACGGGCGCTTTTGCCTTCCGACCATCCACAGGGCCGGTTTTTTGCGGGATGTTCCAAGGCTTTGACTCCAATGATAGATTCCGGACTGTCCCCAGAACGGTGCAGCCGGGAGAGAGAAGCGCGCGACAATATGCTTGCTGGCTTTTTGCCTGACGAAGCGGGACAGGTGACAACCACCACAACCAACAGACTCTTAGAATCAGAAGAATCTTAGATATAAGAATCTTTGATTATAGGAAGGCTGGGAGAGGCGAGCGTTCAATGCCCAAAAGCCGGATCATGCTGGACGTCCTGAAGGGCGAGGCAGTGTTTCCGCCTCCGCTCTGGATGATGCGTCAGGCCGGGCGCTATCTGCCTGAGTATCGTGAAACACGCAGGCGCGCCGGTTCGTTCCTTGATCTCTGCTACGATCCCGATCTCGCCGTCGAAGTGACGCTGCAGCCGATCGAGCGCTTCGGCTTCGATGCCTCGATCCTGTTCTCGGACATCCTTGTCGTTCCGCATGCGCTTGGCCGCGACGTGCGCTTCGAAGAAGGGCGAGGACCGCTTTTGACGCCGATCTCGGTTGCCGAGATCATGGCTCTGGAAAGCGATGTGTTTCACGTGAATCTCGAACCGGTCTATGAGACGGTTCGCCGGTTGCGGGCAAAGCTGCCTGAAGAAACCACCCTGATCGGCTTCTGCGGCGCGCCGTGGACGGTGGCGACCTACATGATTGCCGGCCATGGAACCCCCGACCAGGCGCCGGCGCGGCTGTTCGCCTATCGTGAGCCGGCGGCGGTTCAACAGCTCCTGAAGGTGCTGGCGGATCATTCGGCGGCCTATCTGATCCGCCAGATCGAGGCCGGTGCCGACGTCGTGCAGATTTTCGATTCCTGGTCGGGCGTGCTCGACGACGCGTCGTTCGACCAGTTTTGCGTCTGGCCGGTGGCCGAGATCGTCAGGCAGGTTCGGGCGGTCCATCCCGATGTCCCGATCATCGGTTTTCCCAAGGGTGCCGGCGCCCGCTACCGGACCTATCGCCAGAAGACCGGCGTGACGGGGCTGGGGATCGACTGGACGGTACCGCTGGCGGCGGCGAAGGATCTGCAGCGCTCGGGGGCCGTTCAGGGCAATCTCGATCCCTTGCGGCTCGTGGCTGGCGGCAAGGCGCTGTCCGATGGCGTCGAGACCATCCTGAAAGCGCTGAGTGACGGACCGCTGATCTTCAATCTAGGCCACGGCATCACGCCGGAGACACCGATCGCGCATGTCGAGGCAATGGTGAAACAGGTGAGGAGCGCGGTACGCTGATGGCCGAGATGAACAACACCAACAGCACCGGCCAGGCGATGATACGCATGGTCATCGGCATCGGCGTCCTGATTGTGCTGACGGCGCTTCTGTTTTTGGTCGCACCCGAAGGCTTCTACCCCTGGGCAAAGGCGATCCATATCCTCGCCGTCATCTCCTGGATGGCCGGCATGCTCTATCTGCCGCGGCTGTTCGTCTATCACGTCGATGCCGAGAAAGGTTCAGTGCAGTCGGAGACCTTCAAGGTGATGGAGCGGCGCCTGCTGCGCGGCATCATCAATCCGGCGATGATCGTTACCTGGGTGTTCGGGCTGTGGCTTGCCTGGAAAGTCTTTGGCTTCCAGGGCGGCTGGCTGCACGCCAAGATCGGCCTGGTGCTTCTGTTGTCCGGTGTCCATGGCTATCTGGCGGGCGCGGCGCGGAAATTCGCTGAGGATCGCAATGAAAAGTCCGCGAAGCACTGGCGGATGATCAACGAAATCCCCACATTGCTGATGATCGCAATCGTGATCCTGGTAGTCGTCAAGCCGTTCTGACGCAGGCCGCGCGAAAGCGGTCGCGGTTTTAGGTTACGACATGCCGCGCTCCAGGCCTTTTTCGGCCCGCAAAACGCGGCTTGCTCTTTCATCCGACCGACGATAAAAGACGGGTCTTCCTTCCCGTCATGCGCCGCCCCCTCATTGTTTTCGGCCGCGCCCGGCATTTGTCGCATCCCGCCGATATTTTTTCCCAAAGCTCACCCAGAGTCCGTCTATGCAAGAAATGAAGCTTACCGAATTCAAGAACAAGAAACCGCCGGAGCTGATCGCTTACGCCGAATCGCTCGAGGTCGAGAATGCCAGCGTCATGCGCAAGCAGGAGCTGATGTTCGCGATCCTGAAGAAACTGGCCGCCCAGGACGTCGAGATCATCGGCGACGGCGTGGTCGAAGTGCTTCAGGACGGTTTCGGCTTCCTGCGCTCGGCCAACGCCAACTATCTGCCGGGTCCCGACGACATCTATATTTCGCCGTCGCAAATCCGTCGCTTTTCCTTGAAGACCGGCGATACGGTCGAAGGGCCGATCCGCAGCCCGAAAGAGGGCGAGCGCTATTTCGCGCTGCTCAAGGTCAACACCATCAATTTCGACGATCCCGAAAAGATCCGTCACAAGATCCACTTCGACAATCTGACGCCGCTCTATCCGACCTCGCGGCTGAAGATGGAGATGGAGGTTCCGACCTCCAAGGACATCTCGCCGCGCGTCATCGACCTGGTGGCGCCGCTCGGCAAGGGCCAGCGCGCCCTGATCGTCGCGCAGCCGCGCACCGGCAAGACGGTGCTGCTGCAGAACATCGCCCACTCGATCACCACCAATCACCCCGAATGCTATCTGATCGTGCTTTTGATCGATGAGCGACCGGAAGAAGTGACCGACATGCAGCGTTCGGTGAAGGGCGAGGTCGTGTCCTCGACCTTCGACGAGCCGGCGGTGCGCCACGTCCAGGTCGCCGAAATGGTGATCGAAAAGGCCAAGCGCCTGGTCGAACATGGCCGCGACGTCGTCATCCTGCTCGATTCCATCACCCGTCTCGGCCGCGCCTACAACACCGTGGTGCCGTCATCCGGCAAGGTGCTGACCGGCGGTGTCGACGCCAACGCGCTGCAGCGCCCGAAGCGCTTCTTCGGTGCGGCGCGTAACATCGAGGAAGGCGGCTCGCTGACCATCATCGCCACGGCGCTGATCGATACCGGCAGCCGCATGGACGAAGTCATCTTCGAAGAGTTCAAGGGCACTGGCAATTCGGAAATCGTGCTCGACCGCAAGGTCGCCGACAAGCGCATCTATCCGGCCATGGACATATTGAAGTCCGGCACCCGCAAGGAGGACCTGCTGGTTCCACGCTCCGACCTGCAGAAGATCTTCGTGCTGCGCCGCATCCTGGCGCCGATGGGAACCACCGACGCGATCGAGTTCCTCATCGACAAGTTGAAGCAGACCAAGACCAACGCCGATTTCTTCGATTCGATGAACACGTAAAGCGCTTACTCTCCCCCCTTGTGGGGAGGGTCGATCCGCGCAGCGGAGCGGGGTGGGCCAGCGCCGGGGCCGGCGGTTCACTTTCGCCGCAACAACCGCTCCAGTTCCTCGGCATCCGTCACCGCCGGCAGGCAGACCTGGCCGGTGCAAAGCCAGGCGCCCGGCCTGTTGGTCGGCGGGAAGATGCCGCCGGGCAGCAGCGGTCGATTCGCTTCCGAACCAATCGTCGTAATGATGTCGACGCGGCGTGGGTCAGGGCATCGATTCGCTACCGGAACGAGCTTCGGATCTTCCAGCCTGTCCACGATGACCAGTTTCAGAGGCTCGATTGCAAGCGAACAGGCATTGACGATGCCCGCCTGGCCGTAAGCCTGATGCGCGGCACGGCCGGCCGCGTGCTCGGCGACCTGCCAGGCCTTTTCGTGCAGGTCGAGATCGCCAGTGACCGAGGCTAGCCGGACCAGCGCTTCGATGATCTGGCTGGTGGCTGACGAAATGGCCTCGTCGACATCGCCCCTGATGCGGATCGGCACGTCGGTGCTGTCCGAAGCGGTCAGGTAGTACCCCGTCCCCGTGGCGTCGGCGTGCCAGCGGTCGAGTTGTTCGACGAACCCGCTGGCCTGATCGACATAATCCCAATCGCCTGACGCCTCGAACAGCGAGATCGCGGCGTTGGCCATGGCGGCATAGTCGCTCGACAGAGCGGGGAAGAGCTTTCTCGGGCCGAGCATGGAATGCGGCAGGCGCTTGTCGTGGCTGGCCGCGACGATATGGGCAAAGGCCTTTGCCGCCACTTCGATCCAGTCGGGCCGGTTCAGCGAGCGGCCGGCCCCGGCGAGCGCGGCTATCATCTGGCCGTTCCAGTCGGTGAGGGTCTTTGCATCCAGGCCCGGCCTGACTCGCTCCTCCCGGGCGGCGAGAAGCCGCGCCTTGAGCGGGATCAATCGTTCCCGGTCGGCCACGCCCCGGGCTTGCTGGGCGCGGGTTTGGTGGACAATCGGCTTGCCTTCCCAGCCATGCGGGCTAGAGAGCGTGAAGTAATTGAAAAACAAAGAAGAATCGTCGCCGAGGACGGCTTCCACTTCCTCTCGGCTCCAGGTGTAGAAAAGACCTTCCTCACCATCACTGTCGGCGTCGAGGCTGGCGGCGAAAGCCCCGCCGTCAACGCGCATCTCGCGCATAAGCCACCCGACGGTCTCTTCGATTCGTATCCGGAACAAATCACTGCCGCTCGCGGCATAGGCCCAGTTGCAGAAGCGAATGAGCTCCGCATTGTCGTAGAGCATCTTCTCGAAATGCGGCACCAGCCATTCGGCATCGGTCGAGTAGCGGCTGAGCCCGCCGCCAATGTGATCATAAATGCCGCCGGCGAGCATCTGTTCGAGGCTGACGAGCACGTCGTCGCGATGCGTGGCGTTGCCATCGCGCAGCCAGGACAGCCATAGGGTGAGCATGAATGGCGCGTTGGGGAATTTCGGGGCGCCGCGCAGGCCGCCAAGGTCGCGGTCGATCATGCCGTCGATGCGGCCTGCGAGGTCGCTCAGCGTACCGCGGTCAAGGCTTTCCTTGGCGTGCGTGCCGGAGAGCCGCGCTTCGACATGGCTGGTCAGGCCGTCGGCGCTCTGGTTCAGGCTGGCGCGCTTTTCCCGCCAGGCCTTGTCGACCGCTTCCATCACCTGAGTGAATCCCGGGCGGCCATAGCGCGACTCGCGCGGGAAATAGGTGCCGCCCCAGAAGGGCTTGCCGTCGGGGGTCAGGAACATGGTCAGCGGCCAGCCGCCTTGTTCGCCCATCGAGGACAAGGCCGCCATATAGATCTGGTCGATGTCCGGGCGCTCCTCGCGGTCGACCTTGATATTGACGAACAGACGGTTCATGACGGCGGCGACCGCGTCATTCTCGAAGCTTTCATGGGCCATGACATGGCACCAGTGGCAGGCGGCATAGCCGACGGAAAGCAGGATCGGCTTGTCGAGGGCCTTGGCTTCCTCGAGCGAAGCCGGCGACCAGGCCCGCCAATGGACGGGATTGCCGCTGTGTTGCTGCAGATAGGGGCTGGCCTCGTCGGCAAGCAGGTTTTGCGCGGGCAATGTCACAATGGAACTCGGGCAACTCGGTTCAACGTGTCGCGAAAGCTAGGGCGGTTCAGCAGAGCGGGCAAATGATTTCAGGCGATTCCATTGTGGCGCTGTCCAGCGGCCGGCTTCCGGCTGGCGTTGCCGTGCTGCGCATTTCCGGTCCACAGACTCGATTCGTTGTCGAAACGATTGCCGGCGGTATGGTTAAAGCCCGCGCGGCGGTTCTGCGCAGGTTCAGGGCACCGGATGGATCCGTGCTGGACAGCGGGCTTGTCGTCTTTTTTCCGGGCCCGGCCAGCTTCACCGGAGAGGACGTGGCCGAATTCCACGTCCATGGCGGACGTGCCGTCGTGGCCAGAATGCTGGAGGCGATCGTCGCTTTTGACGGCGTCAGGCAAGCGGAACCAGGAGAATTCACGCGTCGAGCCTTTCTCAACGGCAAGGTGGACCTGGTGGAGACCGAGGCGCTGGCGGATCTGGTCAATGCCGAGACCGAGGCGCAGCGCCGCTTTGCCATCCGGAATGCCGAGGGCGCTCAGAGCGCGCTTTATCTCGGCTGGCGTCGGCGGCTGATCCATGCGCGCGCCATGATCGAGGCCGAGATCGACTTCGCCGATGAGGACGATGTGCCGGGTTCCGTTTCGGATACGGTTTGGTCTGACGTGCGGGCGATGATCGCGGAAATCGATCGCCATGTCGCCGGATTTCGCACCGCCGAGATCATCCGCGACGGGTTCGAGGTGGTCATCCTCGGTGCGCCGAACGCCGGCAAGTCGAGTCTGTTCAACGCCTTGGCGCGGCGCGATGCAGCTATTGTAACGGATGAGCCGGGCACGACACGGGACCTGCTCGAGGTGCTGCTTGATCTCGACGGGATGCGCGTCAGGCTGACGGATACGGCCGGGCTGCGCGATGCGCCGGGCAAGGTGGAGGCGATCGGCATCGAAAAGGCGCTGGCCAAGGCGGATCGCGCTGATCTCTTGCTGTTGCTGGAAGACATTCTGTCTCCTGGGGATGTCGGCCCATTGCCGGGTGCCGCAGCTTTGCTTCGGGTTGGCACCAAGGTCGACCTGCTGGATGAGCAGGCGGCTCAGGAAGCCGCCAGCCGTTATGACCTCGTCATTTCAACCGTAAGGGGGACTGGCGTGGAAGCCTTGCTTGCTGAAATCGGTCGGCGCGCGGCGGAAGCGGTCGGAGATA is part of the Mesorhizobium loti genome and encodes:
- the rho gene encoding transcription termination factor Rho; the encoded protein is MQEMKLTEFKNKKPPELIAYAESLEVENASVMRKQELMFAILKKLAAQDVEIIGDGVVEVLQDGFGFLRSANANYLPGPDDIYISPSQIRRFSLKTGDTVEGPIRSPKEGERYFALLKVNTINFDDPEKIRHKIHFDNLTPLYPTSRLKMEMEVPTSKDISPRVIDLVAPLGKGQRALIVAQPRTGKTVLLQNIAHSITTNHPECYLIVLLIDERPEEVTDMQRSVKGEVVSSTFDEPAVRHVQVAEMVIEKAKRLVEHGRDVVILLDSITRLGRAYNTVVPSSGKVLTGGVDANALQRPKRFFGAARNIEEGGSLTIIATALIDTGSRMDEVIFEEFKGTGNSEIVLDRKVADKRIYPAMDILKSGTRKEDLLVPRSDLQKIFVLRRILAPMGTTDAIEFLIDKLKQTKTNADFFDSMNT
- a CDS encoding thioredoxin domain-containing protein — its product is MTLPAQNLLADEASPYLQQHSGNPVHWRAWSPASLEEAKALDKPILLSVGYAACHWCHVMAHESFENDAVAAVMNRLFVNIKVDREERPDIDQIYMAALSSMGEQGGWPLTMFLTPDGKPFWGGTYFPRESRYGRPGFTQVMEAVDKAWREKRASLNQSADGLTSHVEARLSGTHAKESLDRGTLSDLAGRIDGMIDRDLGGLRGAPKFPNAPFMLTLWLSWLRDGNATHRDDVLVSLEQMLAGGIYDHIGGGLSRYSTDAEWLVPHFEKMLYDNAELIRFCNWAYAASGSDLFRIRIEETVGWLMREMRVDGGAFAASLDADSDGEEGLFYTWSREEVEAVLGDDSSLFFNYFTLSSPHGWEGKPIVHQTRAQQARGVADRERLIPLKARLLAAREERVRPGLDAKTLTDWNGQMIAALAGAGRSLNRPDWIEVAAKAFAHIVAASHDKRLPHSMLGPRKLFPALSSDYAAMANAAISLFEASGDWDYVDQASGFVEQLDRWHADATGTGYYLTASDSTDVPIRIRGDVDEAISSATSQIIEALVRLASVTGDLDLHEKAWQVAEHAAGRAAHQAYGQAGIVNACSLAIEPLKLVIVDRLEDPKLVPVANRCPDPRRVDIITTIGSEANRPLLPGGIFPPTNRPGAWLCTGQVCLPAVTDAEELERLLRRK
- the mnmE gene encoding tRNA uridine-5-carboxymethylaminomethyl(34) synthesis GTPase MnmE; its protein translation is MISGDSIVALSSGRLPAGVAVLRISGPQTRFVVETIAGGMVKARAAVLRRFRAPDGSVLDSGLVVFFPGPASFTGEDVAEFHVHGGRAVVARMLEAIVAFDGVRQAEPGEFTRRAFLNGKVDLVETEALADLVNAETEAQRRFAIRNAEGAQSALYLGWRRRLIHARAMIEAEIDFADEDDVPGSVSDTVWSDVRAMIAEIDRHVAGFRTAEIIRDGFEVVILGAPNAGKSSLFNALARRDAAIVTDEPGTTRDLLEVLLDLDGMRVRLTDTAGLRDAPGKVEAIGIEKALAKADRADLLLLLEDILSPGDVGPLPGAAALLRVGTKVDLLDEQAAQEAASRYDLVISTVRGTGVEALLAEIGRRAAEAVGDIGDVLPSRLRHVELLGEANRHLLRATDDGAEGQELRAEELRLGADRLGRIVGAIDVEDMLDVIFGQFCIGK